A genomic window from Flavobacterium johnsoniae includes:
- a CDS encoding glycosyltransferase: MESETIISKQFYANGSSVLSEKALSGSIFGTKEKTQKIHVERPTSSIGLAIIIATFFLMIAGVCSVFLLQDDFEQFHFERVASTWGLPFLIITTILFFYQTGVFLYSSYLYLKYKPIESVSDELLPTCTIIVPAYNEGKLVWDTLLSLADSDYPAEKLQLLAIDDGSKDDTWYWMQEAKAKLGDRVTIFQQPKNQGKRQALYRGFKLGTGEIFVTVDSDSIVKKDTLRNLVSPFVVNEKCGAVAGNVQVLNNKSAILPKMLNVSFVMSFEFQRSAESQLGSVLCTPGALAAYKRDAVFNCLPEWINQTFMGEPSDIGEDRALTNMILKQGFEVRFQRNAVVLTNVPEEYKGLYKMFIRWARSNVRENLMMAKYVFTDFRKDSKFGPRMLFLNQFFKIAMTYPFILFMLYFIAVHPILFLSSTFLGILIFSSFSMIFYAKRYNLSESFWAYSYSVFYTFSLFWIAPYAIATANKKGWLTRGL; this comes from the coding sequence ATGGAAAGCGAAACAATTATCTCAAAACAATTTTACGCGAACGGTAGTTCGGTACTAAGCGAAAAAGCATTAAGCGGTTCTATTTTTGGAACTAAAGAAAAAACGCAAAAAATACACGTTGAACGACCTACAAGTTCAATAGGATTAGCAATTATTATTGCAACATTCTTTTTGATGATTGCTGGAGTTTGTTCGGTATTTTTATTGCAAGATGATTTTGAACAATTTCATTTTGAAAGAGTAGCCTCAACTTGGGGATTGCCATTTTTAATCATTACAACGATTTTATTCTTTTATCAAACAGGAGTTTTCTTGTACAGCTCTTATTTGTATTTAAAATATAAACCAATCGAATCTGTATCAGATGAATTGTTGCCAACATGTACGATTATCGTTCCGGCTTACAATGAAGGAAAATTAGTTTGGGATACTTTGTTAAGTCTTGCAGATAGCGATTATCCAGCAGAAAAATTACAGCTTTTAGCAATTGACGATGGAAGTAAAGATGACACTTGGTATTGGATGCAAGAAGCAAAAGCAAAATTGGGAGATCGCGTAACGATTTTTCAACAGCCAAAAAACCAAGGAAAACGTCAAGCTTTATACAGAGGATTTAAATTAGGAACTGGAGAAATATTTGTAACTGTAGATAGCGATTCTATCGTTAAAAAAGATACTTTAAGAAACTTGGTTAGTCCGTTTGTGGTAAACGAAAAATGTGGCGCAGTTGCAGGAAACGTTCAAGTTTTAAACAACAAATCGGCTATTTTACCAAAAATGTTGAATGTTAGTTTTGTAATGAGTTTCGAATTTCAACGTTCTGCAGAAAGTCAGTTAGGTTCTGTATTATGCACACCTGGAGCTTTGGCAGCTTACAAAAGAGATGCTGTATTCAACTGTCTTCCAGAATGGATCAACCAAACTTTTATGGGTGAACCGTCAGATATTGGAGAAGATCGTGCTTTGACAAATATGATTTTGAAACAAGGTTTTGAAGTTAGATTTCAGAGAAATGCAGTTGTATTGACAAACGTTCCAGAAGAATACAAAGGCTTATACAAAATGTTCATCAGATGGGCGAGAAGTAATGTTCGCGAAAACTTGATGATGGCAAAATATGTTTTTACAGATTTTAGAAAAGATTCAAAATTTGGTCCGAGAATGTTGTTCTTAAACCAATTCTTTAAAATTGCAATGACATATCCATTTATCTTATTTATGTTATACTTTATTGCAGTTCACCCTATATTATTTTTAAGTTCAACATTTTTAGGAATCTTAATTTTTTCAAGTTTTTCTATGATCTTTTATGCAAAAAGATACAACTTGTCTGAGTCTTTCTGGGCTTACTCTTACAGTGTTTTCTATACTTTCAGTTTGTTCTGGATTGCGCCTTATGCGATAGCAACAGCTAACAAAAAAGGATGGTTGACAAGAGGATTATAA
- a CDS encoding response regulator: MVIKHYNLLLADDDEDDCDFFREALSETSIKAELFMVHDGVQLMNYLENNELKTFPDVIFLDLNMPRKNGIECLTEIKENEKLKNLPIIIFSTSLDSEIVNNLYQKGASYYIRKPGEFSKLKTVIEKALTVASQNNFNQPERANFILQP; the protein is encoded by the coding sequence ATGGTTATAAAGCATTACAATCTTTTATTAGCAGATGATGACGAAGATGATTGCGATTTCTTTAGAGAAGCTCTGAGTGAAACGTCAATCAAAGCAGAACTTTTTATGGTGCATGACGGCGTGCAATTGATGAATTATTTAGAAAATAATGAACTCAAAACTTTTCCTGATGTCATTTTTCTTGATTTAAACATGCCTCGTAAGAACGGTATTGAATGTTTAACGGAAATTAAAGAAAATGAAAAACTGAAAAATCTGCCCATTATTATTTTTTCGACTTCACTTGACAGCGAAATTGTAAATAATCTATATCAAAAAGGCGCTTCATACTACATTCGTAAACCTGGAGAATTTTCTAAACTAAAAACTGTTATTGAAAAAGCATTGACTGTAGCATCTCAAAATAATTTTAACCAGCCCGAAAGAGCCAATTTCATATTGCAACCCTAA
- a CDS encoding PAS domain S-box protein: protein MNRNKKEHYFLSEGGEMGSLIRSEDWSKTSLGDPEKWPQSLKTMTAMMLGNPFGMYIAWGKNYTQLYNDAFRPILGATKHPEALGGSSQKTFAEIWDQIGPMFADVMKGNAVSFPDFKVPLHRNGYIEDCFFDFSYSPIKIEDGSVGGILVTVIETTEKKIVADALQESNARFVNNIMQAPVAMCIFRGKDHVVEIANEQMMQLWQTKAEDIINQPIFEVLPELKKQGLGEILQNIYIDGKKVTTDETFVQLTRNGKTENTYINFVYEALRDSDGTISGVVAIATEVTAQVLARSKVEESEQKIRQLVENAPFPIAVYVGKEMRIELANESIINIWGKGSDVIGKTYKEILPELQNQSIFEQVATVFETGQSYHSRNSRVDIVKDNVLQPFYFNYSFTPLYDTSGKIYAVMNTAVEITDLFLAKQKIEESDKRFRDTVRQAPVGITILRGPDYVVEMANEAYLKIVAREEKSFVGRPLYDSLPEVKETVSALLDGVLKTGIPFNGYEVPVPINRYGKIEIFYFDFLYHPLKEEDGSISGILVTVTEVTDKVEARKKIELNEDRLKIVVEASELGTWELNVKTRAPIYSQRYLEIVGGYTEEVSLTHEELLAHLHPDDMHVRNQGFKDALNSGFLNYEVRVIWKDQSIHWIEGKGKVFYDENNEPEKLIGTIRDITEEKKYQQKIEESAKKLRNLIMYSPVPIAILKGNDFVIEMANYVLLDNIWKKQQNEVEGKNLLKIFPELQKQKYGKLLKKVYESGEVYAESESLLLIENEIGSNQFYVDFEFAPLRESDNSISGIRMTLIDVTEKAEARKKIEESETRFRSLTESIPQLIWETDAEGNALFTSGKWFEYTGIEPGLEGSWEAMIHPDDFDENVKIWQHALSTGEMYRCDVRMRRKDGSYRWHTVIGEPVLDPDEKIIKWVGAFTDIHTEKAFTQELEQQVTARTRELIQINESLRKSEERYHLMVEEVQEYAILYLSAHGIIENWNAGAEKIKGYKADEIIGKYFSIFYTEEDQKSKLPEKLLQLAIENGKVVHEGWRKRKDGSKFWASVVITAIHNKQDEIIGFSKVTHDLTERKKADDTLKIYAQELEQKNNELEEMNKELQSFAYISSHDLQEPLRKIQTFASQIMDKEFDNLSENAKDKFRRMQNAAQRMQTLINDLLAYSRTNIQERIFVKTDLSQIIKEVKEDLTEELEQKNAVIEIEKTCKVDIIPFQFKQLLYNLISNSLKFSNPEIPIVIKIKSEIAFAEEFDNEKLIPTKKYCHIQVSDNGIGFESQYNKKIFEVFQRLHGRDRYNGTGIGLAIVKKIVENHNGFITASGILNEGATFDIYIPVN, encoded by the coding sequence ATGAACCGTAACAAAAAGGAACATTACTTTCTGTCCGAAGGTGGAGAAATGGGCAGTTTAATTCGTTCAGAAGACTGGAGCAAAACGTCTTTGGGAGATCCTGAGAAATGGCCTCAAAGCCTCAAAACCATGACAGCAATGATGCTTGGCAATCCTTTTGGGATGTATATTGCTTGGGGGAAAAATTATACGCAATTGTACAATGATGCTTTTCGTCCAATTTTAGGAGCAACGAAACATCCAGAAGCTTTGGGCGGAAGTTCTCAAAAAACATTCGCAGAAATATGGGATCAGATTGGCCCGATGTTCGCCGATGTGATGAAAGGAAATGCAGTTAGTTTTCCTGATTTTAAAGTTCCCCTGCATCGAAATGGATATATAGAAGATTGTTTTTTCGATTTTTCATACAGCCCGATAAAAATAGAAGATGGTTCTGTTGGCGGAATTTTAGTTACCGTTATTGAAACCACCGAAAAGAAAATTGTTGCCGATGCATTGCAAGAAAGTAATGCGCGTTTTGTCAATAATATTATGCAGGCTCCAGTAGCGATGTGTATTTTTAGAGGCAAAGATCATGTTGTTGAAATTGCCAACGAACAAATGATGCAACTTTGGCAAACAAAAGCCGAAGATATTATCAATCAGCCTATTTTTGAGGTTTTACCCGAATTGAAAAAACAAGGTCTTGGCGAAATTCTACAGAACATTTATATCGACGGAAAAAAAGTTACAACCGACGAAACCTTTGTGCAACTAACTCGTAACGGAAAAACTGAAAACACTTATATCAATTTTGTTTACGAAGCGCTAAGAGATTCTGACGGAACTATTTCTGGTGTTGTAGCAATTGCCACCGAAGTAACTGCTCAGGTTTTGGCTCGTTCTAAAGTCGAAGAAAGCGAACAAAAAATTAGACAATTGGTAGAAAACGCTCCTTTTCCGATAGCTGTTTATGTTGGAAAAGAAATGCGCATTGAACTTGCCAATGAATCGATTATAAATATCTGGGGAAAAGGTTCTGATGTAATAGGAAAAACGTACAAGGAAATCCTACCCGAATTACAAAATCAATCTATTTTTGAACAAGTTGCTACAGTATTTGAAACTGGGCAATCTTATCATTCTAGAAATTCACGTGTTGATATTGTAAAAGATAATGTATTGCAACCGTTCTATTTCAATTACAGTTTTACGCCTCTCTACGACACAAGTGGTAAAATTTATGCTGTAATGAATACAGCGGTAGAAATTACCGATTTATTCTTAGCAAAACAGAAAATTGAAGAAAGCGACAAACGTTTCCGAGATACAGTTCGACAAGCTCCAGTAGGAATTACAATTCTCCGTGGTCCAGATTATGTTGTCGAAATGGCAAATGAAGCGTATCTAAAAATTGTTGCTCGCGAAGAGAAGAGTTTTGTCGGAAGACCACTTTATGATTCACTTCCCGAAGTTAAAGAAACTGTTAGCGCATTATTAGACGGAGTTTTGAAAACTGGAATTCCTTTTAATGGATATGAAGTTCCTGTTCCAATTAATAGATACGGAAAAATTGAAATTTTTTATTTCGATTTTCTTTACCATCCATTAAAAGAAGAAGACGGAAGTATTTCTGGCATTTTGGTTACTGTAACTGAGGTTACGGATAAAGTTGAAGCTAGAAAGAAAATCGAACTTAATGAAGATCGTCTTAAAATTGTAGTTGAAGCAAGCGAATTAGGAACTTGGGAACTTAATGTAAAAACAAGAGCACCGATTTATTCTCAACGATATCTTGAAATTGTTGGCGGTTATACCGAAGAAGTTTCTTTAACTCATGAAGAATTATTGGCACATCTTCATCCAGATGATATGCATGTAAGAAATCAAGGTTTTAAAGATGCTTTAAATTCCGGTTTTCTAAATTACGAAGTTCGTGTAATTTGGAAAGATCAATCTATACATTGGATTGAAGGAAAAGGAAAAGTTTTTTACGATGAAAACAACGAACCTGAAAAACTAATTGGAACAATTAGAGATATTACCGAAGAGAAAAAGTATCAGCAAAAAATTGAAGAAAGCGCAAAAAAATTACGCAACCTCATCATGTACTCGCCTGTGCCGATAGCGATTTTGAAAGGAAATGATTTTGTTATCGAAATGGCAAATTATGTTCTTTTGGATAATATCTGGAAAAAACAGCAAAATGAAGTTGAAGGAAAAAATCTTTTAAAAATCTTTCCAGAACTTCAAAAACAGAAATACGGAAAATTATTAAAAAAAGTATACGAATCTGGCGAAGTTTATGCCGAATCTGAATCTTTGCTTTTGATTGAAAATGAAATCGGAAGTAATCAATTTTATGTTGACTTTGAATTTGCTCCGCTCCGCGAAAGCGATAATTCGATTTCAGGAATCAGAATGACGTTGATTGACGTTACGGAAAAAGCAGAAGCTCGTAAAAAAATTGAAGAAAGCGAAACAAGATTTCGTTCATTAACAGAAAGTATTCCGCAGTTAATTTGGGAAACTGATGCTGAAGGAAACGCCTTATTTACTTCTGGAAAATGGTTTGAATACACAGGCATAGAACCAGGTCTAGAAGGTTCTTGGGAAGCCATGATTCATCCTGATGATTTTGATGAAAATGTAAAAATCTGGCAGCACGCGCTTTCAACTGGAGAAATGTATCGATGTGATGTAAGAATGCGGAGAAAAGACGGCTCTTATAGATGGCACACTGTTATTGGAGAACCTGTTTTAGATCCAGATGAGAAAATCATAAAATGGGTTGGCGCTTTTACTGATATTCATACCGAAAAAGCTTTTACACAAGAATTAGAACAACAGGTTACAGCAAGAACAAGAGAATTAATTCAGATAAACGAATCGCTTAGAAAAAGTGAAGAACGTTATCATTTAATGGTCGAAGAGGTTCAGGAATATGCCATTTTATACCTAAGCGCACATGGAATTATTGAAAACTGGAATGCTGGTGCCGAAAAAATAAAAGGCTATAAAGCTGATGAAATTATCGGAAAATATTTTTCTATTTTTTACACCGAAGAAGATCAAAAAAGCAAACTTCCAGAAAAACTTTTACAGCTTGCCATAGAAAACGGAAAAGTAGTTCATGAAGGCTGGCGAAAACGAAAAGACGGAAGTAAATTTTGGGCAAGTGTTGTAATTACGGCTATACATAATAAACAAGATGAAATTATTGGTTTCTCTAAAGTGACACACGATTTAACGGAAAGAAAAAAAGCCGATGATACACTAAAAATTTACGCTCAGGAATTGGAGCAAAAAAACAATGAACTGGAAGAAATGAACAAAGAACTTCAGTCATTTGCTTATATTTCTAGTCATGATTTGCAGGAACCGCTTAGAAAAATACAAACTTTCGCCTCGCAGATTATGGACAAAGAATTTGATAACTTGTCTGAAAATGCAAAAGATAAATTTAGAAGAATGCAGAATGCGGCACAGCGAATGCAAACTTTAATTAATGATTTATTAGCTTATTCGAGAACAAATATTCAGGAACGTATTTTTGTAAAAACAGATCTTTCTCAAATCATAAAAGAAGTAAAAGAAGATTTAACAGAAGAATTAGAGCAAAAAAATGCTGTTATTGAGATCGAGAAAACTTGTAAAGTTGACATTATTCCATTTCAGTTCAAGCAATTATTATATAATTTGATTAGCAATTCATTAAAATTTTCTAATCCTGAAATTCCGATTGTAATTAAGATTAAAAGTGAAATTGCATTTGCAGAAGAATTCGACAACGAAAAACTGATTCCGACCAAAAAATATTGTCATATTCAGGTTTCAGATAATGGAATTGGTTTTGAATCTCAATACAACAAAAAGATATTCGAAGTTTTCCAGCGCCTACACGGAAGAGATCGTTACAACGGAACCGGAATCGGGTTGGCAATTGTAAAAAAGATCGTAGAAAACCATAACGGATTTATTACGGCTTCTGGCATATTAAATGAAGGTGCTACTTTTGACATTTATATTCCAGTAAATTAA
- a CDS encoding lipocalin family protein: protein MKNKAILLGLLSIGFFATSCSNDDNEGETIIPLQGKYNLRQTGSIVGGQEVLVDAAANQPGCSTDYLDLRLSNAAVYGDYNGSNCALVETTGTYVRSHNDLTLTINGVTTTSDIMNLTNKELKLKDKTTGAITVYSR, encoded by the coding sequence ATGAAAAATAAAGCAATATTATTAGGACTATTAAGCATCGGTTTTTTTGCAACATCTTGCAGCAATGATGATAATGAAGGAGAAACAATTATTCCGTTACAAGGGAAATATAATCTTAGACAAACAGGATCTATTGTTGGAGGACAAGAAGTTTTAGTTGATGCTGCGGCAAACCAACCAGGCTGTTCTACAGATTATTTAGATCTTAGATTGAGTAATGCAGCAGTTTACGGAGATTATAACGGCTCAAACTGTGCTTTAGTTGAAACTACTGGAACTTACGTAAGATCTCATAATGATTTAACTCTTACAATTAATGGTGTTACTACAACTAGTGATATCATGAATCTGACAAACAAAGAATTAAAATTAAAAGATAAAACAACTGGAGCTATTACAGTTTACAGTAGATAA
- a CDS encoding GH1 family beta-glucosidase, which produces MNKIESSFLNKNQFGEDFLWGVSTAAFQIEGAHDSDGKGSSIWDVFTSQKGKIKNGHHALTACDFYNTYQDDIKLINELNIPNFRFSISWPRIMPTGIHPINQAGIDYYNKIIDSLLASGIEPWITLYHWDLPHALEVKGGWTNRESVNWFAEYVEVCVQYFGDRVKNWMVINEPSVFTGAGYFLGIHAPGRKGITNYLKAMHHVTLATAAGAKIIRERIPNANIGTTFSCTHIEPATESAKDLEASKRVDTLLNRTFIEPILGLGYPQKDLPVLKKLNSYIAPDDLNNLAFDFDFIGLQCYTREVVKSSILTPYIGAELVSAEKRNVIATEMGWEVYPPAIYHVLKKFNEYKGIKKIIITENGAAFPDIVKNGKVHDIKRTHFIQDNLEQILKAKNDGVNVDGYFVWSLTDNFEWAEGYNARFGLIHVDFETQKRTIKNSGFWFKDFLS; this is translated from the coding sequence ATGAATAAAATTGAAAGCTCATTTTTGAACAAAAACCAATTTGGTGAAGATTTCTTGTGGGGTGTATCAACCGCCGCTTTCCAAATTGAAGGTGCACATGATTCTGACGGAAAAGGTTCTTCTATTTGGGATGTTTTTACGTCTCAAAAAGGAAAAATAAAAAACGGTCATCATGCCCTAACTGCCTGCGATTTCTATAATACTTATCAGGACGATATTAAACTAATTAACGAATTAAATATTCCGAATTTTAGATTTTCTATCAGCTGGCCTAGAATTATGCCAACGGGAATCCACCCAATAAATCAAGCAGGAATAGATTACTACAATAAAATTATAGATTCGCTACTTGCATCTGGAATCGAACCTTGGATTACGCTTTATCATTGGGATTTACCTCATGCGCTTGAAGTCAAAGGAGGTTGGACGAATCGTGAGTCTGTTAATTGGTTTGCCGAATATGTAGAAGTTTGTGTACAATACTTTGGTGATCGCGTAAAAAACTGGATGGTAATCAACGAACCCTCTGTTTTTACTGGCGCCGGTTATTTTTTAGGAATTCATGCGCCAGGCCGAAAAGGAATCACTAATTATTTAAAAGCCATGCACCATGTTACTCTTGCAACTGCCGCTGGTGCCAAAATAATTCGCGAACGCATTCCAAACGCCAACATCGGAACGACATTCTCTTGCACTCATATCGAACCTGCAACAGAAAGTGCCAAAGATCTTGAAGCCTCAAAACGTGTCGATACATTATTAAACAGAACTTTTATTGAGCCAATTTTAGGATTAGGTTATCCGCAGAAAGATCTTCCGGTTCTTAAAAAACTCAATAGCTATATTGCACCCGACGATTTGAATAATCTGGCTTTTGATTTTGACTTCATAGGTCTGCAATGTTATACTAGAGAAGTCGTAAAATCGTCTATTCTGACGCCTTATATTGGCGCAGAACTTGTAAGTGCCGAGAAACGGAATGTAATCGCAACCGAAATGGGTTGGGAAGTTTATCCGCCTGCTATTTATCATGTGCTGAAAAAGTTTAATGAATATAAAGGCATCAAAAAAATTATTATTACCGAAAACGGAGCCGCATTTCCAGATATTGTAAAAAATGGAAAAGTTCACGACATAAAACGAACACATTTTATTCAAGATAACTTGGAACAGATTTTAAAGGCAAAAAATGATGGCGTAAATGTCGACGGCTATTTTGTTTGGAGTCTGACTGATAATTTTGAATGGGCAGAAGGTTACAACGCCAGATTCGGATTAATTCATGTGGATTTTGAAACACAAAAAAGAACCATAAAAAATTCAGGATTTTGGTTTAAAGATTTTCTATCTTAA